In the Polyodon spathula isolate WHYD16114869_AA unplaced genomic scaffold, ASM1765450v1 scaffolds_477, whole genome shotgun sequence genome, caatcactatagtgtttccccaactgggaaaacacaaaagaacttgttctaaattgtttacttttgcagatgtcccactgtgtgttttgtttcaaagctgtaacgcggttcttctgaaaaaaatgacaatgtgtttttcccaataagtaaacaagccagNNNNNNNNNNNNNNNNNNNNNNNNNNNNNNNNNNNNNNNNNNNNNNNNNNNNNNNNNNNNNNNNNNNNNNNNNNNNNNNNNNNNNNNNNNNNNNNNNNNNNNNNNNNNNNNNNNNNNNNNNNNNNNNNNNNNNNNNNNNNNNNNNNNNNNNNNNNNNNNNNNNNNNNNNNNNNNNNNNNNNNNNNNNNNNNNNNNNNNNNNNNNNNNNNNNNNNNNNNNNNNNNNNNNNNNNNNNNNNNNNNNNNNNNNNNNNNNNNNNNNNNNNNNNNNNNNNNNNNNNNNNNNNNNNNNNNNNNNNNNNNNNNNNNNNNNNNNNNNNNNNNNNNNNNNNNNNNNNNNNNNNNNNNNNNNNNNNNNNNNNNNNNNNNNNNNNNNNNNNNNNNNNNNNNNNNNNNNNNNNNNNNNNNNNNNNNNNNNNNNNNNNNNNNNNNNNNNNNNNNNNNNNNNNNNNNNNNNNNNNNNNNNNNNNNNNNNNNNNNNNNNNNNNNNNNNNNNNNNNNGTCTATTGAAACCTGTTGGTATTTTGGGGATATATTCTGCCTTTTTCACTCCAATATTGACCTGGCTTTGTCAGCTATTTCTATTTTCCACTTGATATTCATTGCTGTTGATCGTTATTTTGCTGTGTGTGATCCATTGCTGTACACTGCCAAAATAACAATGCGTGTGGCATGGCTGTTTGCTGCAATTAGCTGGATAGCTGGAATACTTTACATTTgtgcaattgtttattttaaaggcaaTACTGAAGGTCAGGAAGGCTTTGATCCTTGTCCAGGAGActgtataattgtttttaatgctGAATGGGGTACATTAGATACAATTGTCACATTTTTTCTACCATGTTCTGTGATGCTGGGCATTTACATAAAGATTTTTACTGTGGCAAAAAGGCATGAAAGAGTAATCAATACAATTGAAGACCAAATGCAGCCAATAGAAGGAAGTAAAGTCAAAGAATCACGAAGTAAGGAAGGAAAAGCGACTAAG is a window encoding:
- the LOC121308163 gene encoding trace amine-associated receptor 13c-like: IETCWYFGDIFCLFHSNIDLALSAISIFHLIFIAVDRYFAVCDPLLYTAKITMRVAWLFAAISWIAGILYICAIVYFKGNTEGQEGFDPCPGDCIIVFNAEWGTLDTIVTFFLPCSVMLGIYIKIFTVAKRHERVINTIEDQMQPIEGSKVKESRSKEGKATKTLTIVIGVFVVCWLPYFVNSLMDPFINFSTPPVVVDALQWLGYFNSGFNPIIYALFYPWFQKALYVVVTCKIFSPDSSFINLFPESN